In one window of Paracoccus saliphilus DNA:
- a CDS encoding esterase-like activity of phytase family protein, with the protein MRLMSTSFIALALAAPAAIAEPVFNRISSFPTTANFAEGEDRAQETSAEIMAVTEDGNTLIYSDSPLEALGLIDISDPAAPVPLGHVAMDGEPTTTVIVGDTAFVGVNTSDSFTEPSGALRSVDIASQEVTASCDIGGQPDAVAVNGDGSQVAIAIENERDEDVNDGAIPQMPAGFVVTIPVADGAADCAGLKRIDLTGLAEIAGSDPEPEFVSYNEAGELAVTLQENNHIAIIGSDGEVISHFSAGSVDLDGIDTEDDGRIDPTASLAKVPREPDAVAWLDNDHLVTANEGDWNGGSRGFTIWAKDGSVVYDSGNLLDHELMKLGHYPDGRSDNKGGEPEAVITAQYDGVPMIFVASERGSIVFVFDASDPAAPRLVQALPSGIGPEGLVAIPQRNLFATANETDLGEDGAARAHVMLYERKDAPAAYPTITSAGADELIPWGALSGLAVDPSDPSRLYAVSDSVYSAAPAIFAIDASETPARITSRLVVSRDGAPAEKLDLEGIEPDWQGGFWLASEGNSEKDIPHAVLHVDAEGAITEEFGLPEALTEHQKRFGFEGIALVEGKLWLAVQREWGDDPEGQVKLLQLDPASGEWSAVRYPIETGEGWVGLSDLAVYQDGLYLIERDNLIGEMAALKQITRVDLADLQAAPLDGDLPLLDKEVVRDLIPDLKAHGGYVVDKVEGLAITPEGTAYVVTDNDGVDDSSGETHFWSFQLD; encoded by the coding sequence ATGCGTCTCATGTCGACGTCATTCATCGCGCTTGCCTTGGCGGCGCCCGCTGCCATTGCCGAGCCGGTTTTCAACCGCATTTCCAGCTTTCCCACCACCGCGAATTTCGCGGAAGGCGAGGACAGGGCGCAGGAAACCAGCGCCGAGATCATGGCGGTGACCGAAGACGGCAACACGCTGATCTATTCCGACAGCCCGCTGGAAGCACTTGGGCTGATCGACATCTCCGATCCGGCCGCGCCGGTGCCGCTTGGCCATGTCGCCATGGATGGCGAGCCGACCACCACCGTGATCGTCGGGGACACGGCATTTGTCGGGGTGAATACTTCGGACAGCTTTACCGAGCCCTCGGGGGCGCTGCGCAGCGTTGATATCGCCAGCCAGGAAGTGACCGCAAGCTGCGATATTGGCGGTCAGCCGGATGCGGTCGCGGTCAATGGCGATGGCAGCCAGGTCGCCATCGCGATCGAGAACGAACGCGACGAGGACGTGAATGACGGCGCCATCCCGCAGATGCCCGCCGGTTTCGTTGTGACGATCCCGGTTGCCGATGGCGCTGCCGATTGCGCCGGGTTGAAGCGGATCGACCTGACGGGATTGGCCGAGATCGCGGGCAGTGATCCAGAGCCGGAATTCGTCTCATATAACGAGGCGGGCGAATTGGCCGTCACCCTGCAAGAGAACAATCACATCGCGATCATCGGTTCGGATGGCGAGGTTATCAGTCATTTCAGCGCGGGCAGCGTCGATCTTGACGGGATCGATACCGAGGATGACGGCCGGATCGATCCGACCGCCAGCCTGGCAAAGGTCCCGCGCGAACCGGATGCCGTGGCATGGCTCGACAATGATCACCTGGTGACCGCGAATGAGGGCGACTGGAATGGCGGCAGCCGTGGCTTCACCATCTGGGCCAAGGATGGCAGCGTCGTCTATGACAGTGGCAACCTGCTGGATCACGAGCTGATGAAGCTGGGCCATTACCCGGATGGCCGCTCGGACAACAAGGGCGGCGAGCCCGAGGCGGTGATCACCGCGCAATATGACGGCGTCCCGATGATCTTCGTGGCCTCCGAACGCGGCAGCATCGTGTTCGTCTTCGATGCGAGCGATCCCGCCGCGCCGCGCCTGGTGCAGGCCCTGCCTTCGGGGATCGGGCCCGAGGGGCTGGTCGCGATCCCGCAGCGCAACCTGTTCGCCACCGCGAACGAGACCGATCTGGGCGAGGACGGCGCGGCGCGCGCCCATGTGATGCTGTATGAGCGCAAGGATGCGCCCGCCGCCTATCCGACCATCACCTCGGCCGGTGCGGATGAGCTGATCCCTTGGGGCGCGCTGTCCGGCCTGGCTGTCGATCCGTCCGATCCGTCGCGGCTTTACGCGGTCAGCGACAGCGTCTATTCCGCCGCCCCGGCGATCTTCGCCATCGATGCCTCGGAAACACCGGCGCGGATTACCTCTCGCCTTGTCGTAAGCCGCGATGGCGCGCCCGCCGAGAAACTGGATCTCGAAGGGATCGAGCCGGACTGGCAGGGCGGTTTCTGGCTGGCCTCGGAAGGCAATAGCGAGAAGGACATCCCCCACGCGGTCCTGCATGTCGATGCCGAGGGAGCGATCACCGAGGAATTCGGGCTGCCCGAGGCGCTGACCGAACATCAAAAGCGGTTCGGTTTCGAGGGGATAGCGCTGGTGGAAGGCAAGCTCTGGCTCGCCGTGCAGCGCGAATGGGGCGACGATCCCGAGGGGCAGGTCAAGCTGCTGCAACTGGATCCGGCCAGCGGCGAATGGTCAGCTGTCCGCTATCCGATCGAGACGGGTGAGGGTTGGGTCGGGCTGTCCGATCTGGCGGTCTATCAGGATGGACTTTACCTGATCGAGCGCGACAACCTGATCGGCGAGATGGCCGCCCTCAAGCAGATCACCCGTGTCGATCTGGCCGATCTGCAGGCTGCGCCGCTCGATGGCGATCTGCCACTGTTGGACAAGGAAGTCGTGCGCGATCTGATCCCCGACCTGAAGGCGCACGGCGGCTATGTCGTGGACAAGGTCGAGGGGCTGGCAATCACCCCCGAGGGAACCGCATATGTCGTGACCGATAATGACGGTGTGGATGACAGCTCGGGCGAGACCCATTTCTGGTCCTTCCAGCTGGACTGA
- a CDS encoding calcium-binding protein: MNVVTSAHFGGNLLFRHDDIQPGTPYREMLDEISFHNFRYPGGGIAEVPSWSNGGLDGIFQPLSLSESEQGTEEDIITIREALEFVTESGTTISIVIPTFPFFDSNTQSFDHAGFDRYIDNLESALKEFPEVKISGFEIGNEYWAEITAKEYGYIANIEIPILENLNHRLKEEFGEDWIPIDTGIQAGAAWRNTNVEETHEIADQIDVENREIVDTIYQHAYPNPHRQLEWQKDGAVEPMEAFYNIEGFSDDLNFSFSEFNIWHMAGEAPVFGVNQAGFWIEEFSRYIDAGADSFDHWGINYKWLTTKLYDAKILPSEMKDGDTVTIATPTGKVYDIASTQLIGKSTIPDQQALKVIDVDGELGITGFEDDNQKVIFLSNMSGKDVNIDFSSLSDSYHISTHHIIAADAPYSTWYDESEFTYTGEVPLDARGDMQVLSGSEAGSRLLLGNNELVTLIASESSSDIVLEGAHNVTDPRTGMVDDYLEGVNGNDILRGHVGDDELHGGHGSDVLIGGENNDKLSGGGGGDVLISSTGEDHLSGDQGDDLILVVGKTSDDVVTVSAGTGQDLIVTDGARNIDITDFEDGDMLGFGGAFTSGEELMAATTIEGEDLLIALPDGGILTIAGGADFASDIADRSFDFISDADASETLDSVLSDLNWEQYDEIGTAFRDAAESHLHDPELWNEAFDNFEASHPKPLPTLSESTDPEDPDPEPWQPETEEEPEDEDTDQAGEACFVATAAYGDPYHPDVVALRAFRDLHLSRYRLGRAFIRFYWRVGPKLASMTKPPSIHGRVCRYIINGIVVMLQKRNLTG; the protein is encoded by the coding sequence ATGAATGTCGTTACCAGCGCTCACTTCGGTGGAAATCTATTATTCAGACATGACGATATCCAGCCTGGCACTCCGTACAGAGAAATGCTGGATGAGATTTCGTTCCATAATTTTCGATATCCTGGTGGAGGCATTGCCGAAGTACCGAGCTGGAGCAACGGAGGGCTGGACGGCATTTTTCAGCCGTTATCGTTGTCAGAATCCGAGCAAGGAACAGAAGAAGACATTATAACAATTCGGGAAGCTCTGGAGTTCGTAACAGAGAGCGGCACCACAATCTCGATTGTGATCCCGACATTCCCGTTCTTCGATTCGAACACACAAAGCTTTGATCATGCGGGATTCGATCGATATATAGACAACCTGGAATCTGCTTTGAAGGAGTTTCCCGAGGTCAAGATTTCAGGCTTCGAGATTGGCAACGAATACTGGGCAGAAATTACCGCCAAGGAATATGGGTATATCGCAAATATTGAAATTCCGATTCTTGAGAACCTGAACCATCGCCTAAAGGAAGAGTTTGGCGAGGATTGGATCCCAATTGATACCGGAATTCAAGCCGGAGCAGCATGGCGAAATACCAATGTAGAAGAAACTCACGAAATTGCAGATCAGATTGATGTCGAAAACAGGGAAATAGTTGATACCATTTATCAACACGCCTATCCAAACCCACATCGACAACTGGAGTGGCAAAAGGACGGAGCAGTAGAGCCGATGGAAGCCTTCTACAACATAGAGGGCTTCTCCGACGATCTTAATTTCTCGTTCTCAGAGTTCAATATTTGGCATATGGCCGGGGAGGCACCAGTCTTCGGTGTCAACCAGGCCGGGTTCTGGATCGAAGAGTTTTCGCGCTATATCGATGCGGGTGCAGATTCCTTCGATCATTGGGGCATCAACTATAAATGGCTCACCACCAAACTCTATGATGCCAAAATTCTTCCCTCGGAAATGAAGGACGGGGATACTGTCACCATAGCGACCCCCACGGGAAAAGTTTATGATATTGCGAGTACCCAGCTCATTGGAAAATCCACCATTCCGGACCAACAGGCCCTCAAAGTCATTGATGTAGACGGGGAGCTCGGCATTACCGGGTTTGAGGACGACAATCAGAAGGTCATCTTCCTGAGCAACATGTCCGGGAAGGATGTGAATATTGATTTCAGCAGTCTTTCAGACAGCTATCACATCTCAACACACCATATCATCGCCGCCGATGCACCATATTCGACATGGTACGATGAATCCGAATTCACATACACCGGTGAGGTTCCGCTCGACGCACGGGGAGACATGCAAGTGCTCAGTGGTAGCGAGGCCGGAAGCCGCTTGTTGCTGGGCAACAACGAGCTCGTCACATTGATCGCCAGCGAATCCTCCAGCGATATCGTGCTCGAAGGCGCACATAATGTGACTGATCCGCGAACGGGCATGGTCGATGATTACCTGGAAGGAGTCAATGGAAATGACATCCTTCGCGGCCATGTCGGAGATGACGAACTACATGGAGGACATGGTTCCGATGTCCTGATCGGGGGGGAAAACAACGACAAGCTGTCCGGAGGCGGTGGTGGCGACGTCTTGATCTCGAGCACGGGAGAAGATCACCTCAGCGGGGATCAAGGCGATGATCTGATCCTGGTGGTCGGTAAAACCAGCGATGATGTGGTTACCGTTTCAGCCGGTACCGGGCAGGATCTCATCGTCACCGATGGTGCTCGCAATATTGACATCACAGACTTCGAGGATGGCGATATGCTCGGGTTCGGCGGTGCGTTCACGAGTGGTGAAGAGCTAATGGCAGCGACGACAATCGAAGGTGAAGACCTGCTCATTGCACTTCCCGATGGAGGGATATTAACCATAGCCGGCGGTGCCGACTTTGCATCCGACATAGCAGACCGGTCATTTGACTTCATCTCGGACGCTGACGCGTCGGAGACGTTGGACAGCGTCCTCTCGGACCTCAACTGGGAACAATATGATGAGATTGGTACGGCCTTTCGGGACGCAGCGGAAAGCCATCTGCATGACCCGGAACTCTGGAACGAGGCATTTGACAATTTTGAAGCTAGCCACCCCAAACCGCTCCCTACACTGTCAGAATCTACTGACCCCGAGGACCCTGATCCAGAACCCTGGCAGCCCGAGACTGAAGAAGAACCGGAGGATGAAGATACTGATCAGGCTGGCGAAGCATGCTTTGTTGCGACCGCGGCATATGGCGATCCTTATCATCCCGATGTCGTGGCATTACGTGCCTTTCGAGACCTCCACCTGAGTAGATATAGGCTCGGCCGTGCCTTCATCCGCTTTTATTGGCGTGTCGGGCCCAAGCTCGCATCGATGACTAAGCCACCTTCGATCCACGGACGCGTATGCCGTTATATCATCAATGGTATTGTCGTCATGTTACAGAAACGCAATCTGACGGGATAG
- a CDS encoding potassium channel family protein has product MALKDGQVRGLVALTFSLITGAAFFYSWVERWGLLDSFYFSVITISTIGYGDLAPQTALGKLFTIGYVLTGLGLFVATASAIADAIISSRRDGRNKENQR; this is encoded by the coding sequence ATGGCGCTGAAAGACGGACAGGTGCGTGGACTTGTGGCGCTGACCTTCAGTCTGATAACCGGAGCAGCGTTTTTCTATAGCTGGGTCGAGAGATGGGGTCTGCTCGATTCCTTCTACTTTTCGGTTATTACCATCTCGACAATAGGGTATGGGGATTTGGCCCCGCAGACCGCCTTAGGCAAGTTGTTCACCATAGGATATGTGCTGACAGGGTTGGGGTTGTTTGTCGCCACGGCAAGCGCAATTGCCGATGCCATCATCTCCTCGCGGCGCGACGGCAGAAATAAGGAGAACCAGCGATAA
- a CDS encoding chloride channel protein, giving the protein MSEQIALARQPAATQIHKTGVLALTAIVAVGFGGAVGPEAGILAVVAELSVLVTALLARLHHPADMVGEIGAAGALGGLYGSPPGGAMLLDEEPQAPKWQLYVAALAGLAGFLIVARRILTENALHVDLPTHVAAGDGSEIILAVLPSMLGAAIGWLFLRSLTAIRAGLSGFGAIWQ; this is encoded by the coding sequence TTGTCAGAGCAGATCGCTCTGGCAAGACAGCCGGCTGCCACGCAGATCCACAAGACCGGGGTTCTGGCACTGACTGCAATCGTAGCGGTCGGATTTGGTGGCGCTGTCGGCCCAGAGGCCGGAATCCTGGCGGTTGTGGCCGAATTATCGGTACTGGTCACTGCGCTGCTCGCGCGACTGCACCATCCCGCCGATATGGTTGGCGAGATCGGCGCGGCTGGTGCTCTTGGTGGGCTTTATGGTTCGCCCCCCGGTGGCGCCATGCTGCTGGATGAAGAGCCGCAAGCCCCAAAATGGCAGCTTTATGTCGCCGCACTGGCGGGGCTCGCAGGTTTCCTCATAGTGGCACGGCGGATCCTGACCGAGAATGCATTGCATGTGGATTTGCCAACCCATGTTGCGGCGGGGGACGGCAGCGAAATCATTCTTGCGGTGCTTCCAAGCATGTTGGGGGCTGCTATAGGCTGGTTGTTTCTCAGATCGTTGACCGCGATCCGGGCCGGTTTGTCGGGTTTTGGGGCAATTTGGCAGTAG
- a CDS encoding chloride channel protein has protein sequence MFSLLATAFPILRFSGHHELQEMLHWGQEAGLIALLALAALKVLALSLCLASGWRGGAAFPLIFAGAAAGAAAVWLLPQSPVTVAVVAGIGAALTVGMGKPLAAMLIALLLIGPVAIEPLCTGLLIGWLVSRQLPKAELH, from the coding sequence TTGTTTTCCTTGCTGGCGACCGCCTTCCCCATTCTGCGATTTTCCGGCCATCATGAACTGCAGGAGATGCTGCATTGGGGGCAGGAAGCGGGGTTGATCGCGTTGCTGGCGCTGGCAGCCCTGAAAGTGCTGGCTCTTTCCTTATGTCTGGCCTCGGGTTGGCGCGGCGGAGCGGCGTTTCCGCTCATCTTCGCCGGCGCGGCAGCGGGTGCTGCTGCGGTTTGGCTCTTGCCGCAGAGCCCGGTGACTGTTGCCGTGGTGGCGGGAATCGGTGCTGCTTTGACCGTGGGCATGGGCAAACCGCTCGCCGCCATGTTGATCGCGTTGCTGCTGATCGGGCCGGTTGCCATAGAACCACTTTGCACCGGGCTGTTGATCGGCTGGCTGGTCTCGCGGCAACTGCCGAAGGCGGAACTGCACTGA
- a CDS encoding IS110 family transposase — MEYYAGIDVSLEQCSVCVMDASGKIVRETKVASEPAALSRYFAEFELPIVRIGLEAGPLSQWLREGLVNAGFDVVLLETRHVKAALSAMTVKTDRKDARGIAQLLRMGWFRPVHAKSADAQAVRALLVGRKLLQAKLRDVELSIRGILRGYGLKVGEVSRGRFDARIRDLIEGHDMLTTVISAILKARAALWDEFTRLHREMLKIARADPVCHRLMNVPGVGALVALTYRSAVDDPERFSKSRTVGAYFGLTPGKYQSGETDRDGGITRVGDAMVRTALYEAAHIMLTRASRFSALKGWAMGVAKRRGMKRAKVALARKLATVLHCMWIDASAFRWGKEVVTV; from the coding sequence ATGGAGTATTATGCAGGAATCGATGTGTCGCTGGAACAGTGCAGCGTTTGCGTGATGGATGCGTCGGGCAAGATCGTACGCGAAACGAAAGTGGCGAGTGAGCCGGCAGCGTTGTCTCGGTATTTTGCCGAGTTTGAGCTTCCGATCGTCAGGATCGGTCTCGAGGCGGGGCCATTGTCTCAATGGTTGCGCGAAGGCCTGGTCAACGCGGGTTTTGATGTGGTGCTGCTGGAAACGCGGCATGTGAAGGCGGCGTTGTCAGCGATGACCGTGAAGACGGACCGCAAGGATGCCCGTGGGATCGCGCAATTGCTGCGCATGGGCTGGTTTCGCCCGGTTCATGCAAAATCCGCGGACGCTCAGGCCGTGCGGGCATTGCTGGTCGGCCGCAAACTGCTGCAGGCCAAGCTGCGCGATGTCGAACTCAGCATTCGCGGCATTTTGCGTGGTTACGGGCTCAAGGTCGGCGAGGTAAGTCGCGGTCGTTTTGATGCCCGCATTCGCGACCTCATCGAAGGCCATGACATGCTGACGACGGTGATCAGTGCGATACTGAAGGCCCGGGCCGCCCTGTGGGACGAATTCACCCGGCTGCATCGTGAAATGCTGAAGATCGCCCGGGCCGATCCTGTCTGCCATCGGTTGATGAACGTACCCGGCGTAGGTGCTCTGGTGGCGCTGACCTATCGCTCGGCGGTCGATGATCCGGAGCGGTTTTCCAAGTCCCGAACTGTCGGCGCTTACTTCGGGCTGACGCCTGGAAAATACCAGTCCGGTGAGACCGACAGAGACGGCGGCATCACCAGGGTCGGTGACGCCATGGTGCGCACCGCGCTCTACGAGGCCGCGCATATCATGCTGACGCGTGCTTCGAGGTTCTCCGCCCTGAAAGGCTGGGCGATGGGTGTCGCGAAACGGCGGGGCATGAAACGGGCGAAAGTGGCGCTGGCCCGCAAGCTGGCCACCGTCCTGCATTGCATGTGGATTGATGCCAGCGCGTTTCGCTGGGGCAAGGAGGTCGTGACCGTGTAA
- a CDS encoding substrate-binding domain-containing protein: MNQRKGVKERTRMRVLELARETGFLSQADVERFVTPPPPNIVFLLPSGGNPYLRLLGDRLRRRVSAKNAGEPALRCFFIEGFNAKALAAALRQNAGWADGIAFFAIEHPLVRDAAIEISELGKRLVTIVSDLGSHSPVDYIGLDNHTVGRTAGFLMGRFLNRRAGSVALVAGSRQYRAHCEREAGIMSIMDEMFPDLHVMAMREGHDDPGENYRHALNLLEQKPDLVGIYNVGGASGGICRALRECNRADIVTIGHGLTTDTRKALLDGTLDAVFDLAADEVIARAIAALVAPETATSLPKFDIFFRENLP; this comes from the coding sequence ATGAATCAGCGCAAGGGTGTGAAGGAGCGAACCCGTATGCGGGTTCTGGAGCTCGCCCGTGAAACCGGTTTTCTCAGCCAGGCCGATGTCGAAAGATTCGTGACCCCGCCGCCACCCAACATCGTCTTCCTGCTGCCTTCGGGCGGGAACCCATATCTCCGGCTTCTTGGCGACAGGCTGCGACGGCGCGTTTCTGCCAAGAACGCGGGAGAGCCCGCCCTTCGCTGCTTTTTCATCGAGGGCTTCAATGCCAAGGCCCTCGCTGCGGCATTGCGTCAGAATGCGGGCTGGGCGGACGGTATCGCGTTTTTCGCCATCGAACATCCGCTGGTGCGCGATGCCGCAATCGAAATCTCGGAGTTGGGCAAGAGGCTGGTGACAATTGTATCTGACCTGGGATCACATTCCCCGGTCGACTATATCGGGTTGGACAACCATACCGTCGGTCGAACCGCCGGGTTTCTGATGGGGCGCTTTCTGAACCGCCGGGCGGGTTCGGTCGCACTCGTTGCAGGCTCGCGGCAGTACCGCGCGCATTGCGAACGCGAAGCGGGGATCATGAGCATAATGGACGAGATGTTCCCGGACCTTCACGTCATGGCCATGCGCGAGGGTCATGACGATCCGGGGGAGAATTATCGCCATGCGCTGAACCTTCTGGAGCAAAAGCCTGATCTCGTAGGAATATACAATGTCGGCGGGGCCTCCGGTGGGATCTGTCGGGCATTACGCGAATGCAACCGTGCCGATATCGTGACTATCGGTCATGGACTGACAACCGACACCAGAAAGGCGTTGCTCGACGGCACTTTGGACGCGGTTTTCGATCTTGCCGCGGACGAGGTGATAGCACGCGCGATCGCCGCGCTTGTCGCGCCGGAAACGGCCACCAGTCTGCCCAAATTTGACATTTTCTTTCGCGAGAACCTGCCGTGA
- a CDS encoding TRAP transporter substrate-binding protein: MKTCLDHMGRRGFMALGAGAACAMGLPRGAWAQTSLRYGHNNEPASVAGAQADWFAEALAQTSGGDIEVQVFPASQLGKLQELAEAVSLGTIAFSHNTAGALGSLYEPFAALDTPYIYRDIDHLMKVTDVDSPVMQELNEGLVAAANVRVIYAHYFGKRNLTCSKPILTPADLSGVKIRSVPFPIYTAAVEGMGAVAVPVDWSEVPTALATGVVHGQENPVNVVLNVKLHEVQSHLMLTGHMSNAEVVVMNEDVWQGMNDTQQEAVREAARQTREKATRAIQDNEEAETQELRDLGMNVIGPDEGLDVAAFRESVGKVVEERFGATYGDLYDKIAAIS, translated from the coding sequence ATGAAAACCTGTTTAGACCATATGGGGCGCCGTGGCTTCATGGCGCTTGGGGCGGGGGCAGCCTGTGCCATGGGGTTGCCTCGCGGCGCCTGGGCGCAAACCAGTCTGCGTTATGGTCACAACAATGAACCGGCCTCGGTCGCCGGAGCACAGGCGGACTGGTTCGCCGAGGCACTGGCGCAGACATCCGGAGGTGATATCGAGGTTCAGGTTTTTCCGGCAAGCCAGTTGGGAAAACTTCAGGAACTTGCCGAGGCGGTCTCACTGGGCACGATCGCGTTCTCACATAACACCGCCGGGGCGCTGGGTTCGCTATACGAGCCGTTTGCCGCGCTTGATACACCCTACATCTACCGCGATATCGATCACCTGATGAAGGTCACCGACGTTGATTCCCCGGTCATGCAGGAATTGAATGAAGGACTTGTCGCCGCCGCCAATGTCCGCGTGATCTATGCGCATTATTTCGGCAAGCGGAATCTGACCTGTAGCAAGCCGATCCTGACCCCCGCCGACCTGTCGGGCGTCAAGATCCGCTCGGTTCCGTTCCCGATTTATACTGCCGCGGTCGAGGGGATGGGGGCGGTTGCCGTTCCGGTCGACTGGTCCGAGGTCCCAACAGCGCTTGCCACGGGCGTCGTGCATGGGCAGGAGAACCCGGTCAATGTGGTACTGAACGTCAAACTCCATGAAGTGCAGTCCCATCTGATGCTCACCGGGCATATGTCCAATGCCGAAGTCGTCGTAATGAACGAGGATGTGTGGCAGGGCATGAACGATACGCAGCAAGAGGCGGTGCGCGAAGCTGCGCGCCAGACACGTGAAAAGGCGACCAGGGCGATCCAGGACAATGAAGAGGCCGAAACGCAGGAATTGCGTGACCTGGGCATGAACGTGATCGGCCCGGATGAAGGTCTGGATGTCGCGGCCTTCCGCGAGTCGGTCGGCAAGGTGGTCGAAGAACGCTTCGGCGCGACCTATGGCGATCTTTACGACAAGATCGCGGCGATATCCTGA
- a CDS encoding TRAP transporter small permease, whose protein sequence is MTTWLGGIIVAMTRVGMLAGMGLLALMAGLVVLQVLARNFADTGLPWADELARFSCIGLVYIAVPALAGRKIMVSVTILPDALPQAARRWMRLIADLATLCFSGLLLWGFAEFLPKAGKFLTPAMRLPNWVYYSLALAGSIMLALVVLYRVFRAFGGIDPTDDLGGAGEDPTVPSS, encoded by the coding sequence ATGACGACTTGGTTGGGCGGGATCATCGTCGCGATGACGCGCGTGGGAATGCTGGCGGGCATGGGATTGCTGGCCTTGATGGCGGGATTGGTGGTGCTTCAGGTTCTTGCCCGCAATTTTGCGGATACGGGATTGCCATGGGCCGATGAACTGGCCCGGTTCAGTTGCATCGGCCTTGTGTACATCGCTGTTCCCGCATTGGCGGGCCGAAAGATCATGGTATCGGTGACCATCCTTCCCGATGCGCTCCCCCAAGCCGCTAGACGTTGGATGAGACTGATTGCCGATCTCGCGACGCTATGCTTTTCGGGTTTGCTGCTATGGGGCTTTGCGGAATTCTTGCCGAAAGCAGGGAAGTTCCTGACTCCGGCGATGAGACTGCCCAACTGGGTGTATTACAGCCTCGCCCTCGCGGGGAGCATCATGCTGGCGTTGGTTGTGCTTTACCGCGTGTTCCGGGCGTTCGGAGGAATCGATCCGACCGATGATTTAGGCGGCGCAGGAGAAGATCCGACGGTGCCATCATCATGA
- a CDS encoding TRAP transporter large permease, with protein sequence MSLLLLAIFAVLLALGAPVAICLGLSSAVVIVLHGLPVSVLAQRSLNALDSSPLLAVPLFIFAASLLNATGVTTHMFDLVRMIFGRIRGAVAQVSVFVSLIFSGVSGAALADIGALGAIQVEQMKKQGYREEFAAGLTVAAATIGPIFPPSIPIIIYASVANVSAVKLLIAGIVPALLLTAFLMLQVAIIAQLRGLPRDSIRPASGDVLRKFAISLPALLAPVLLIGGLISGYFGPTEVAGVTVAYAILIGIVVYRSLTVGKILSALRETTEATANILFVVATAALFAWVLTLDQVPMKASALLLSLTENPFLLLLLTNVLLLIVGMVLESIVAILIIAPIIAPALTAAGVDPLQLGIVFVLNLMIGLLTPPVGMSLYMISIITRMPIARVIAGVIPFFVPLLLSLLLVSAVPALSTWLPETLMK encoded by the coding sequence ATGAGCTTGCTTCTTCTGGCCATATTCGCGGTGCTTCTGGCATTGGGCGCCCCGGTCGCGATCTGCCTGGGATTATCTTCGGCCGTGGTGATCGTTCTGCATGGCCTGCCGGTTTCGGTGCTGGCGCAGCGCAGCCTGAATGCGTTGGACAGCTCGCCCCTGCTGGCGGTGCCGTTGTTCATCTTTGCCGCCAGCCTGCTGAATGCGACTGGGGTAACGACCCATATGTTCGATCTGGTGCGGATGATCTTTGGCCGCATTCGTGGCGCGGTCGCGCAGGTCAGCGTGTTTGTTTCGCTGATCTTTTCCGGCGTGTCCGGAGCGGCGCTCGCCGATATCGGCGCATTGGGCGCGATTCAGGTCGAGCAGATGAAGAAACAGGGTTATCGTGAAGAATTCGCGGCGGGACTGACTGTCGCCGCTGCCACAATCGGGCCGATCTTTCCGCCCTCCATCCCGATCATCATCTATGCTTCGGTCGCGAATGTGTCGGCGGTCAAACTGCTGATTGCCGGGATCGTTCCCGCCTTGTTGCTGACGGCATTCCTGATGCTTCAGGTCGCGATCATCGCACAGCTGCGTGGCCTCCCCCGCGACAGCATTCGCCCCGCATCTGGCGACGTGCTGCGCAAATTCGCGATATCTCTGCCAGCGCTTCTGGCACCGGTCTTGCTTATCGGCGGGCTCATCAGCGGCTATTTCGGCCCGACCGAGGTCGCAGGCGTGACGGTCGCCTATGCGATCCTGATCGGCATTGTCGTTTACCGCAGCCTGACCGTCGGAAAGATCCTGTCGGCCCTGCGCGAGACAACCGAAGCAACGGCCAATATCCTGTTCGTGGTCGCCACCGCCGCACTATTTGCTTGGGTGCTAACGCTGGATCAGGTGCCAATGAAAGCCTCCGCGCTGTTGTTGAGCCTGACCGAGAATCCGTTTTTGCTGTTATTACTGACCAATGTGCTTTTGCTGATTGTCGGAATGGTGCTGGAAAGCATCGTCGCAATCCTGATCATTGCGCCGATCATCGCTCCCGCGCTGACTGCTGCCGGAGTCGACCCCTTGCAGCTTGGCATCGTCTTCGTTCTGAACCTGATGATCGGGCTTCTGACGCCGCCAGTGGGTATGAGCCTCTACATGATCTCGATCATAACCCGTATGCCGATTGCTCGGGTGATCGCGGGGGTAATACCCTTCTTCGTTCCGCTACTGTTGTCGCTGCTGCTTGTCTCCGCAGTTCCGGCACTGTCGACCTGGCTACCCGAAACACTAATGAAATGA